A single window of Rubripirellula lacrimiformis DNA harbors:
- a CDS encoding c-type cytochrome, which yields MASTRTNHVLSSASSSDDDDPVRSTDQRLTSTRHPVRLPMVLAWAALCVVIVTGTLGSAADSPMVAGFDRFARHGEIDDVTSGALLISELSCTACHASSVPTWQPKRGPNLAGVGRRVQLDWLKEYLLSPHESKPGTTMPDVMASLDIETKRRATDALAAYLSSLRQDFPVIKATGAVPVEHEFWNKGDPSTGRELYHQVGCVACHDADADYEVESIATSAIDRMLEELDPEELADLGLSNDARRVESIPLPKLPQKYTYQSLSHFLHSPDTVRPAGRMPSLNLTPQESADIATYLMGDRPPVDAPGSVDDSAAIQRGRQWFASLRCTECHDAGRADQGQPVQNRPKTERTSNQPSGTADKLPLPELPFAKPIGDNWDVAADQSCLNPNDSSTPRYQLDDQQRDAIIHAIAANTGTDAAAETQDRDESSHQSVDRVLLTMNCYGCHQRDGIGGVGRFRKPYFETVRQVDLGDEGRLPPPLHGVGRKLKSEWIGSVLRGDKGTRLRPHMTVRMPGFRHAMVSQLPQQLADADEVDTRNEADVFRDPSAKSQTSPPQTLPTASELAEAGRSLMDGGCVQCHAFQGEVLDSVIGIDIAGMHKRMHPSWFAKFILDPGSLKNRTRMPTFFPDGKSQNPAILHGNTQHQIAAMWAYLKQPERIGLPAKIAESRGKNYELKPTDQPQILRTFMGGVGTHAIAVGFPNGHHFAFDTLHPRVAMLWKGPFLDARTTWFERFAPDVDPLGDHPMPLGQGASVIIRAVDPNQPVTPPKYRFRGYTIDESKTPTFRYQVNQRMIEDRIEPIDGGLRRVVRDVTDALAAADDDADANQADDAGTDHHADTALVLVAYEGKSIRRIDRHTIQTGDRQTGNSLTIHWTSTSDSGSEPAIVTEGPIGQWQIPIPGNQPLEITYRW from the coding sequence ATGGCAAGTACCAGAACGAATCACGTGCTCAGTTCGGCCTCTTCCAGCGACGACGATGATCCGGTGCGCAGCACGGACCAACGCCTGACATCCACAAGGCATCCGGTGCGATTGCCGATGGTGCTGGCATGGGCCGCATTGTGCGTGGTGATCGTCACCGGCACGCTTGGATCTGCGGCGGATTCACCGATGGTGGCCGGGTTCGATCGGTTCGCCCGACACGGCGAAATCGATGACGTGACCAGCGGGGCGTTGCTAATCAGCGAACTTAGCTGCACAGCCTGTCATGCATCTTCCGTCCCGACGTGGCAACCCAAACGGGGTCCGAACTTGGCCGGCGTCGGTCGGCGAGTCCAACTGGATTGGCTGAAAGAATATTTGTTGTCACCGCACGAATCCAAGCCGGGCACCACCATGCCGGACGTGATGGCTAGCTTGGATATCGAAACCAAGCGACGAGCGACCGATGCGTTGGCCGCCTATTTGTCCAGCCTTCGCCAGGACTTCCCCGTCATCAAAGCCACCGGAGCGGTTCCCGTGGAACACGAATTTTGGAACAAGGGCGATCCATCAACGGGCCGCGAACTTTACCACCAAGTCGGCTGCGTCGCCTGTCACGACGCGGATGCCGACTACGAAGTCGAATCCATCGCAACGTCCGCGATCGATCGCATGCTGGAAGAACTGGACCCCGAAGAATTGGCGGATCTAGGTTTGTCCAACGATGCCCGGCGGGTCGAATCGATCCCGCTTCCGAAGCTGCCCCAAAAATACACCTACCAATCACTTTCTCATTTCCTGCATTCACCCGACACCGTTCGGCCGGCCGGCCGGATGCCTAGTCTGAACCTGACTCCACAAGAATCAGCCGACATCGCGACCTACCTGATGGGTGATCGGCCGCCGGTGGATGCGCCTGGTTCTGTCGACGATTCGGCCGCGATCCAACGCGGACGCCAGTGGTTTGCATCGCTTCGCTGTACGGAGTGCCACGACGCTGGCCGGGCTGACCAAGGCCAACCCGTTCAAAACCGCCCCAAAACAGAACGCACATCCAATCAACCATCCGGCACCGCCGACAAGCTTCCGCTGCCCGAACTTCCGTTCGCCAAACCGATCGGTGACAACTGGGACGTCGCCGCCGACCAATCGTGCCTGAATCCAAACGATTCTTCTACGCCAAGATACCAATTAGACGATCAACAACGCGATGCGATCATCCATGCGATCGCAGCCAACACCGGTACCGATGCCGCGGCCGAAACACAGGATCGTGATGAATCGTCCCACCAGTCGGTCGATCGGGTGCTGTTGACGATGAACTGCTATGGGTGCCATCAACGCGATGGAATCGGTGGGGTCGGAAGGTTCCGCAAACCCTATTTTGAAACCGTCCGTCAGGTCGATTTGGGCGACGAAGGACGTCTACCGCCACCGCTGCATGGGGTGGGACGCAAACTGAAATCCGAATGGATCGGCTCGGTCCTGCGAGGCGACAAGGGCACGCGTCTGCGGCCTCACATGACGGTTCGCATGCCAGGATTTCGGCACGCCATGGTGTCCCAACTGCCCCAGCAATTGGCGGATGCAGACGAAGTCGACACCAGAAACGAAGCAGACGTCTTTCGTGATCCATCGGCTAAATCACAGACCAGCCCCCCGCAAACCCTGCCGACCGCATCCGAACTAGCCGAAGCCGGCCGGTCACTGATGGATGGTGGCTGCGTTCAATGCCACGCGTTTCAGGGCGAGGTGCTGGACAGCGTGATTGGCATCGACATTGCCGGCATGCACAAACGAATGCACCCGAGTTGGTTTGCGAAGTTCATCCTCGATCCGGGAAGCCTGAAGAATCGAACTCGGATGCCGACATTCTTTCCCGACGGCAAAAGCCAGAACCCAGCGATCTTGCATGGCAACACCCAGCATCAAATCGCGGCCATGTGGGCGTATTTGAAACAGCCCGAACGGATCGGACTGCCCGCGAAGATTGCCGAAAGTCGTGGCAAAAACTACGAACTGAAACCAACGGACCAACCGCAGATCCTGCGAACCTTCATGGGTGGCGTGGGGACGCATGCAATCGCCGTTGGATTTCCCAACGGACACCATTTCGCGTTCGACACGCTTCATCCTCGTGTCGCGATGCTGTGGAAGGGGCCATTCCTAGACGCCCGGACGACCTGGTTCGAACGGTTTGCACCGGATGTGGATCCGCTTGGCGACCACCCGATGCCACTGGGACAAGGTGCGTCGGTGATCATCCGCGCCGTGGATCCCAACCAACCGGTCACCCCGCCCAAGTACCGGTTTCGCGGGTACACGATCGACGAATCAAAGACCCCAACGTTCCGCTACCAGGTCAACCAACGCATGATTGAGGACCGGATCGAACCGATCGACGGTGGACTTCGCCGCGTTGTCCGCGACGTGACGGATGCCCTTGCTGCCGCAGACGACGATGCCGACGCCAACCAAGCCGACGATGCTGGCACGGATCACCACGCCGACACCGCGTTGGTCCTGGTTGCCTACGAAGGCAAGTCGATCCGCCGAATCGATCGCCACACGATTCAAACCGGCGATCGCCAGACCGGCAACAGCCTGACCATTCATTGGACCTCGACCAGCGATTCGGGATCCGAGCCCGCCATCGTGACGGAAGGCCCGATCGGACAATGGCAGATCCCGATTCCAGGCAACCAACCTTTGGAGATCACCTACCGATGGTAA
- a CDS encoding sugar phosphate isomerase/epimerase family protein, which produces MPTSPSRRQFVATATGLFAASAFTDLACADENESSKSFSLKYILASCMYGYSDLDAILAEVKRTGSVAIDLWPKVHGNQREQLDQIGEPAFESLLAQHNTSLGCITQYKLGPFGLADEMRLAKRLGCKLIVTGSSGPSGLSGSELKSAMAGFVEKMKPHLAVAEETGVTIAIENHGNQMLESADGMKWLAELLPSPNLAIAFAPYHLDQDADFLAKLITDLGPSIAMFYAWQHGMGCTKKLPKDQELLQMPGRGDLDFRPLVGALRQIQYRGWTEIFMHPVPRGVPILVSTDAVSAEINRARRHLQTLV; this is translated from the coding sequence ATGCCCACATCCCCATCACGTCGCCAGTTCGTGGCCACGGCGACCGGACTGTTCGCCGCATCCGCCTTTACCGACCTTGCCTGTGCCGACGAGAACGAATCATCGAAATCGTTTTCGCTGAAATACATCCTGGCCAGCTGCATGTATGGCTACAGCGACCTGGATGCCATCCTTGCCGAAGTCAAACGCACCGGCAGCGTGGCGATCGACCTATGGCCCAAAGTCCATGGGAACCAACGCGAACAGCTGGATCAAATCGGTGAACCAGCCTTTGAATCGCTGCTAGCCCAGCACAACACTTCACTCGGGTGCATCACCCAGTACAAATTGGGACCATTTGGACTGGCCGATGAAATGCGGCTGGCCAAACGGCTCGGATGCAAGTTGATCGTGACCGGATCCAGCGGCCCCAGTGGGCTATCAGGATCGGAACTGAAATCCGCGATGGCTGGCTTTGTTGAAAAGATGAAACCGCATCTCGCCGTGGCTGAGGAAACCGGAGTCACGATCGCGATCGAAAACCATGGCAACCAAATGCTTGAATCTGCCGACGGGATGAAGTGGCTAGCCGAACTGCTGCCGTCCCCCAACCTAGCGATCGCATTTGCCCCCTATCACCTGGACCAGGATGCTGATTTCCTGGCCAAACTGATCACAGACCTGGGACCGTCGATCGCGATGTTCTACGCATGGCAACACGGGATGGGCTGCACGAAAAAGCTTCCCAAGGATCAAGAACTGCTTCAGATGCCTGGCCGTGGCGACCTGGATTTCAGACCGCTGGTGGGTGCACTGCGTCAGATCCAGTATCGCGGCTGGACCGAAATCTTCATGCACCCGGTTCCCCGCGGTGTCCCGATCTTGGTTTCGACGGATGCCGTTTCGGCGGAAATCAATCGAGCAAGACGACATCTGCAAACGTTGGTGTAA
- a CDS encoding DJ-1/PfpI family protein translates to MFPSKALIIVGDATETVDTLYPFYRLIEAGIQPVVAAPEKRKYQMVMHEVKPGWTITKEWEGYSIDADIAFADIDPSEYVAIMYSGGRAPEYIRYDEDLVRITKHFFAENKPIASVCHGVEIPAYADCVRGRRMATVAKCKFDLESCGGIYVDEACVIDGNLISGRTYHDNGHYVGPWIKLIEQHIAAAN, encoded by the coding sequence ATGTTTCCCTCCAAAGCCTTGATCATCGTTGGCGATGCCACCGAGACCGTGGACACGCTGTATCCCTTCTATCGTCTGATCGAAGCGGGGATCCAACCGGTGGTGGCGGCTCCTGAGAAGCGCAAGTACCAGATGGTGATGCACGAGGTCAAACCGGGCTGGACCATCACCAAGGAATGGGAAGGCTACAGCATCGACGCCGACATCGCGTTCGCCGATATCGATCCCAGCGAATACGTGGCGATCATGTACTCGGGCGGTCGGGCACCGGAGTACATCCGATACGACGAAGACTTGGTTCGAATCACCAAACACTTCTTTGCCGAAAACAAACCGATCGCCAGCGTTTGTCATGGTGTCGAAATCCCGGCCTATGCCGATTGCGTTCGCGGTCGACGCATGGCCACGGTGGCAAAATGCAAATTCGACCTCGAATCCTGTGGCGGCATCTACGTCGACGAAGCCTGCGTGATCGACGGCAATCTGATCAGCGGACGCACCTACCACGACAACGGGCACTACGTCGGACCGTGGATCAAACTGATTGAACAACACATCGCCGCCGCCAACTGA